In Aegilops tauschii subsp. strangulata cultivar AL8/78 chromosome 3, Aet v6.0, whole genome shotgun sequence, one genomic interval encodes:
- the LOC109757037 gene encoding ABC transporter G family member 32 isoform X3 has product MTILHDVSGIIKPRRMTLLLGPPGSGKTTLLLALAGKLDKELKVSGKVSYNGYEMNEFVPERTAAYISQHDLHTGEMTVRETLAFSARCQGVGSRYEMLTELARRENTENIKPDNDIDVYMKASAMGGQEYNVVTEYILKVLGLDICADTVVGNDMLRGISGGQRKRVTTGEMLVGPARALFMDEISTGLDSSTTYQIVNSIRQTIHVLGGTAVISLLQPAPETYDLFDDIILLSDGYVVYQGAREHVLEFFESMGFRCPQRKGVADFLQEVTSRKDQEQYWYRSDMPYHFVPVKQFADSFHSFHMGQFVHNELLEPFDRTKSHPAALATSKFGVSRIELLKATMDREFLLMKRNSFYFICKAAQLCLMAFLAMSTFFRTNMHRDPTYGTIYMGALYFAIDAIMFNGFSELGMTATKLPVFFKQRDLLFFPAWAYTIPAWILQIPITFFEVGVYVFTTYYVIGFDPSISRLFKQYMLLLALNQMSSSLFRFIAGLGRDMVVSSTFGPLALASFTILGGFILARPDVKKWWIWGYWVSPLSYAQNAISTNEFLGHSWNKILPGQNDTMGIMVLKSRGIFTEAKWYWIGFGAMIGYTLLFNLLYTLALSVLNPLGDTHPTMPENAIKEKHANVTGENLEDPEKKKCRKLELSGGANQNCATSNVGSSSRRKGMVLPFAQLSLSFNAVKYSVDMPQAMSAQGVTDDHLVLLKGVSGSFRPGVLTALMGVSGAGKTTLMDVLAGRKTGGYIEGDITISGYPKKQETFARISGYCEQNDIHSPHVTVYESLAFSAWLRLPSEVDLVTRKMFIEEVMELVELTSLWGALVGLPGVNGLSTEQRKRLTIAVELVANPSIIFMDEPTSGLDARAAAIVMRAVRNTVNTGRTVVCTIHQPSIDIFEAFDELFLMKRGGEEIYVGPLGHNSSKLIEYFEGIEGVSKIKDGYNPATWMLEVTSIVQEEMLSVDFCEIYRRSELYQRNKELIEELSTPHPDSSDLDFPSLYSRSFFTQCLACLWKQKLSYWRNPSYTAMRFLFTIIIALLFGTMFWGLGQKTKREQDLFNAVGSMYAAVLYLGIQNSGTVQPVVAVERTVFYRERAAGMYSAFPYAFGQVAIEFPYILVQTVIYGVLVYSMIGFEWSVAKFFWYLFFMYFTLLYFTFYGMMAVGLTPNESVAAIISGAVYNAWNLFSGYLIPRPKIPVWWRWYSWICPVAWTLYGLVASQFGDIQTKLVTKDQTVSQFIAEFYGFDRDLLWVVAVVHVAFTVAFAFMFSFAIMRFNFQRR; this is encoded by the exons ATGACCATACTCCATGATGTTAGTGGGATCATCAAGCCACGGAG GATGACTTTGCTATTAGGACCTCCTGGGTCTGGCAAGACCACGTTGCTCTTGGCATTGGCCGGGAAGCTTGACAAGGAGCTCAAG GTTTCAGGTAAGGTTTCCTACAACGGCTATGAGATGAATGAATTTGTCCCTGAAAGAACAGCTGCGTACATTAGCCAGCATGATCTCCACACTGGGGAGATGACTGTAAGGGAGACCTTGGCCTTTTCAGCACGCTGCCAAGGTGTTGGCTCTCGATATG AAATGTTGACTGAGTTGGCAAGAAGGGAAAATACAGAGAACATCAAGCCAGATAATGATATCGATGTTTATATGAAG GCCTCAGCAATGGGAGGACAAGAATACAACGTTGTTACAGAGTATATACTGAAG GTGCTAGGATTGGATATCTGTGCTGACACAGTGGTAGGAAATGACATGTTAAGGGGTATATCCGGTGGACAAAGGAAGCGTGTGACAACAG GTGAAATGCTTGTTGGTCCAGCAAGAGCTCTGTTCATGGATGAGATATCTACTGGGCTGGACAGTTCAACCACATACCAGATTGTGAACTCCATTAGGCAGACTATCCACGTCCTTGGTGGGACTGCTGTCATCTCCTTGCTCCAGCCGGCACCAGAAACATACGACTTATTTGACGATATTATACTCCTCTCTGATgggtatgttgtgtaccaaggagcCCGTGAACACGTTCTCGAGTTCTTTGAGTCAATGGGCTTCAGATGCCCGCAGAGAAAGGGTGTTGCGGACTTCTTGCAGGAA GTGACATCAAGGAAAGATCAAGAGCAATATTGGTATAGGAGTGACATGCCATATCATTTCGTGCCCGTGAAGCAATTTGCTGATTCATTCCATTCCTTCCACATGGGACAATTTGTTCATAATGAGCTTTTAGAGCCATTTGACAGGACCAAGAGCCACCCTGCTGCTCTTGCTACCTCAAAGTTTGGTGTCAGTAGGATAGAGCTTCTCAAGGCAACCATGGATAGAGAGTTTCTACTTATGAAGAGGAactcattttattttatttgtaaaGCTGCTCAA CTATGTCTTATGGCATTCCTTGCGATGAGTACATTTTTCCGTACCAACATGCACCGTGACCCCACTTACGGAACAATATATATGGGGGCACTATACTTCGCCATTGACGCAATCATGTTTAATGGTTTCTCAGAGCTTGGCATGACTGCCACGAAACTTCCTGTTTTCTTCAAGCAGAGGGATCTTCTTTTTTTTCCTGCATGGGCCTACACCATACCAGCGTGGATTCTCCAGATTCCTATAACTTTTTTTGAGGTCGGAGTTTATGTTTTCACAACATACTATGTCATTGGATTTGATCCCAGCATAAGCAG ATTATTTAAGCAGTATATGCTGCTCCTTGCACTCAATCAGATGTCATCCTCACTGTTCCGCTTCATTGCTGGACTTGGAAGAGACATGGTTGTGTCTAGCACCTTTGGGCCCTTAGCATTGGCGTCTTTTACAATATTGGGTGGCTTTATTCTTGCAAGAC CTGATGTGAAGAAATGGTGGATTTGGGGTTACTGGGTATCTCCATTGTCGTATGCACAGAATGCTATTTCAACAAATGAATTTCTGGGCCATAGTTGGAACAAG ATTCTTCCTGGACAAAATGATACAATGGGAATTATGGTCCTGAAATCTCGTGGAATTTTTACTGAGGCCAAGTGGTATTGGATTGGATTTGGTGCAATGATTGGATACACACTCCTCTTCAACCTGCTATACACCCTAGCTCTTTCAGTTTTGAATC CACTAGGTGACACTCACCCAACAATGCCTGAAAATGCAATAAAGGAAAAGCACGCCAACGTAACTGGAGAAAATTTGGAAGATCCCGAGAAAAAGAAATGTAGAAAGCTAGAATTGTCTGGCGGCGCCAACCAAAACTGTGCGACCAGCAACGTGGGTTCTAGTTCAAGAAGGAAGGGCATGGTGCTCCCATTTGCGCAACTGTCACTAAGCTTTAACGCTGTAAAATACTCAGTGGACATGCCACAG GCAATGTCGGCACAAGGAGTGACAGATGACCACTTGGTGCTTCTAAAGGGAGTTAGTGGTTCTTTCAGGCCAGGAGTACTTACCGCGTTGATGGGTGTGAGTGGTGCCGGAAAGACTACTCTTATGGATGTATTAGCGGGAAGAAAAACTGGAGGTTACATAGAGGGGGATATCACCATCTCAGGCTATCCAAAGAAGCAAGAGACTTTTGCACGTATATCAGGATACTGTGAGCAAAATGATATTCATTCTCCGCACGTAACTGTTTATGAGTCACTCGCGTTTTCCGCATGGCTGCGGCTTCCATCGGAAGTTGATTTAGTCACAAGAAAG ATGTTTATCGAGGAGGTCATGGAGCTTGTAGAGCTCACCTCATTGTGGGGTGCACTTGTTGGTCTTCCAGGAGTTAATGGCCTATCAACTGAGCAACGCAAGAGACTAACTATTGCTGTGGAGCTTGTTGCTAACCCTTCAATTATTTTTATGGATGAACCAACATCTGGTCTTGATGCTCGGGCAGCCGCAATTGTCATGAGGGCGGTAAGGAATACTGTAAATACTGGTAGGACAGTTGTCTGCACTATTCACCAGCCAAGTATTGACATATTTGAAGCATTTGATGAG CTTTTCCTAAtgaagagaggaggagaagagatATATGTCGGCCCACTAGGCCATAATTCCTCAAAATTGATTGAGTACTTCGAG GGAATTGAAGGCGTCAGTAAGATAAAAGATGGATATAACCCAGCAACATGGATGCTGGAAGTGACATCTATTGTCCAAGAGGAGATGCTTAGTGTTGACTTCTGCGAAATCTACAGGCGATCAGAACTCTACCA AAGGAACAAGGAACTTATAGAAGAGCTAAGCACACCACATCCTGATTCCAGTGATCTCGACTTCCCTTCGCTGTACTCTAGATCATTCTTCACACAATGCCTAGCTTGCCTATGGAAGCAGAAGTTATCATATTGGAGGAACCCATCTTATACAGCAATGAGATTTCTCTTCACTATCATCATTGCACTACTGTTTGGGACAATGTTTTGGGGCCTGGGACAAAAAAC TAAAAGAGAACAAGATCTGTTCAATGCAGTGGGATCGATGTATGCCGCAGTTCTTTACCTCGGAATCCAAAACTCTGGTACCGTTCAACCGGTGGTGGCAGTGGAGCGCACAGTTTTTTATAGAGAAAGAGCAGCCGGCATGTATTCAGCTTTCCCATATGCATTTGGACAG GTTGCGATTGAATTTCCATACATCCTCGTGCAGACCGTGATATATGGTGTACTAGTCTATTCGATGATTGGATTTGAGTGGAGTGTTGCCAAGTTTTTTTGGTACTTGTTCTTCATGTACTTCACGCTTCTATATTTCACCTTCTACGGGATGATGGCGGTAGGACTGACACCAAACGAGAGCGTAGCAGCAATCATCTCAGGAGCGGTCTACAATGCGTGGAACCTCTTCTCAGGATATCTTATTCCTCGACCT AAAATTCCTGTTTGGTGGAGATGGTATAGTTGGATTTGCCCAGTTGCATGGACACTATATGGATTGGTTGCTTCGCAGTTTGGTGATATTCAAACGAAACTCGTCACGAAAGATCAAACTGTGTCCCAGTTCATCGCAGAGTTCTATGGGTTCGACCGTGACTTGTTGTGGGTTGTTGCAGTAGTTCATGTTGCTTTCACCGTGGCTTTCGCTTTCATGTTCAGTTTTGCCATTATGAGGTTCAACTTCCAGAGGAGATGA